A single region of the Anticarsia gemmatalis isolate Benzon Research Colony breed Stoneville strain chromosome 11, ilAntGemm2 primary, whole genome shotgun sequence genome encodes:
- the LOC142976666 gene encoding lachesin-like: protein MSFDDMTAESSRRSRTVSMETGGLPLVSTFALLTIVAGQLQGSGYSEQEPEFLSPLENLTVAQGRDVQFTCTVHHLGTYKVAWIKSDTKTIIAIHTHMVTLNPRLSVTHNGHNTWKLYINSVEPKDSGTYMCQLNTDPMKSQMGHLSVVIPPDIADDDFSEASAVEGGSVELRCTATGVPPPIISWKRTSGRNIVFRDDNGKELQVVESYVGSTLSLKGLQRSDMGTYLCIAANSIPPTKSRRYEVAVLFPPIVRVSSPVVLRAADMQVTLQCYVESSPKSLNTWQRGKSQTGGKLLNSSKYVISEDILNEYALRMNLTINRLKKGDFGEYTCSAANAYGRAEGVVLLKETPQRTTTTTTTTTTTTTTTPRPTTTTLATTRLPKRYNPKKQQDRNSQNALDSDLRQAELNNALNFYSNAFNPLNNTQHHNEYAQRTEKQKVRPTPGLTRHYVVYSSADKHHAFLAIITLIKIIV from the exons GTCAACTACAAGGTTCCGGGTACAGTGAACAGGAGCCGGAGTTTCTCTCGCCGCTGGAGAATCTGACGGTGGCTCAAGGGAGAGATGTGCAGTTCACGTGTACCGTCCACCATCTTGGCACGTATAAG GTGGCATGGATAAAATCAGATACGAAGACAATAATAGCTATACATACACATATGGTGACCCTCAACCCTCGGCTGTCGGTCACACACAACGGCCACAACACCTGGAAGCTGTACATCAACAGCGTCGAGCCTAAGGACTCCGGGACCTATATGTGCCAACTCAATACAGACCCTATGAAAAGCCAG ATGGGTCATCTATCAGTGGTAATACCGCCGGACATAGCGGATGATGACTTCTCGGAGGCGAGCGCAGTGGAAGGAGGCTCCGTAGAACTGCGCTGCACGGCGACGGGAGTTCCACCTCCTATCATATCCTGGAAACGGACGAGTGGACGGAACATTGTCTTCCGTGACGATAATGGAAAAGAACTGCAAG TGGTAGAAAGCTACGTAGGCTCGACTCTGTCACTAAAAGGACTTCAGCGCTCCGACATGGGGACGTATCTGTGCATCGCGGCGAATAGCATCCCGCCCACGAAGAGTCGCCGATACGAGGTCGCCGTACTAT TCCCTCCGATCGTACGAGTAAGCAGTCCAGTTGTACTGCGAGCAGCAGACATGCAAGTTACTCTTCAATGCTACGTGGAATCTTCACCAAAGTCACTCAATACTTGGCAACGTGGCAAATCTCAAACAG GCGGCAAGCTGCTTAACAGTTCCAAGTACGTGATATCTGAAGACATTCTGAACGAGTATGCGTTGCGAATGAACCTCACAATCAACCGATTGAAGAAGGGTGACTTCGGTGAATACACGTGTTCTGCTGCCAACGCGTATGGAAGAGCTGAAGGCGTTGTTCTTTTGAAAG AAACGCCGCAACGTACTACGACTACAACAACAACGACTACTACGACCACGACTACAACTCCTCGGCCAACAACAACAACACTCGCGACCACGCGACTGCCGAAACGTTACAACCCCAAGAAACAACAAGATCGCAACAGTCAGAATGCGCTCGACTCCGACTTGCGACAAGCAGAGCTCAACAACGCTCTGAATTTCTACAGCAATGCCTTCAATCCACTTAACAACACCCAACATCATAACGAATACGCACAGAgaactgaaaaacaaaaagtacGACCTACTCCCGGACTAACACGACACTACGTTGTTTACAGCAGTGCCGACAAACATCACGCATTTCTGGCCATTATTACGCTAATAAAAATCATTGTATAG